In Streptomyces sp. NBC_00433, a single genomic region encodes these proteins:
- a CDS encoding class I SAM-dependent methyltransferase has product MLTVDFTRFPVAAGDHVLDLGCGGGRHAFECYRRGARVIALDRNGDEIREVAKWFAAMEEAGEAPAGASATAMEGDALQLPFPDDTFDVVIISEVMEHIPDDKGVLAEMVRVLRPGGRIAVTVPRYGPEKVCWALSDAYHEVEGGHIRIYKADQLLERMRESGLRPYGTHHAHGLHAPYWWIKCAVGVDNDKALPVKLYHKLLVWDIMKKPLATRVADQALNPLIGKSFVAYATKPRLPQDAAR; this is encoded by the coding sequence ATGCTGACCGTCGACTTCACCCGCTTCCCCGTCGCCGCAGGCGACCACGTGCTGGACCTCGGCTGCGGCGGCGGCCGGCACGCCTTCGAGTGCTACCGGCGCGGCGCCCGCGTCATCGCGCTGGACCGCAACGGGGACGAGATCCGCGAGGTCGCGAAGTGGTTCGCGGCGATGGAGGAGGCCGGCGAGGCGCCGGCCGGGGCGTCCGCGACCGCCATGGAGGGGGACGCGCTCCAACTGCCCTTCCCCGACGACACCTTCGACGTCGTCATCATCTCCGAGGTGATGGAGCACATCCCCGACGACAAGGGCGTGCTCGCCGAGATGGTGCGGGTGCTGCGGCCCGGCGGGCGCATCGCGGTGACCGTGCCGCGCTACGGTCCCGAGAAAGTGTGCTGGGCGCTGTCCGACGCCTACCACGAGGTCGAGGGCGGCCACATCCGCATCTACAAGGCCGACCAACTGCTGGAGCGGATGCGGGAGTCGGGCCTGCGGCCGTACGGTACGCACCATGCGCACGGGCTGCACGCACCGTACTGGTGGATCAAGTGCGCGGTCGGCGTCGACAACGACAAGGCGCTGCCGGTGAAGCTCTACCACAAGCTGCTGGTCTGGGACATCATGAAGAAGCCGCTGGCCACCAGGGTCGCCGACCAGGCGCTCAACCCGCTGATCGGCAAGAGCTTCGTGGCCTACGCGACCAAGCCCAGGCTGCCGCAGGACGCCGCCAGGTGA